Within the Pseudomonadota bacterium genome, the region CTTCCCCCCGGCCGGCTTGCCCGGGACATCGGCGTCGTTCATGCCGACGCCGCCCGTCATGATGATGCCCAGAATACTCATGAACGCCTGAGGGTTTCCTTAAGCCTTAAGCCTTGACATCGATCATGATTAGCTCAAGAAAGGGAGCCATGCCGTCATTCGACATAGTGAGCAAGGTGGACTTCGGGGAACTCGAGAACGCGGTGAACAACGCCCTGCGCGAGGTGGCAACGCGTTACGATTTCCGCAACTCCAAGACCACGATCGACCTCGACAAGAAAGCGAAGGAGATTCACCTCCTCACCGCGGACAGCATGAAGATGAGGGCGCTCGAGGAGATGCTCCGCGGCAACTGCGTGAAGAGGCACGTGGACCCAAGGTGCCTCGACTTCGGGAAGGAGGAGCCGACCTCGCAGGGGCTCCTCAAGAGGGACGTCAAGATCAAGGAGGGGGTCTCGCAGGATACCGCGCGCGGGATCGTCAAGACCATCAAGGACTTGAAGCTCAAGGTCCAGGCCTCGATCCAGGACGACCAGGTCCGCG harbors:
- a CDS encoding YajQ family cyclic di-GMP-binding protein → MPSFDIVSKVDFGELENAVNNALREVATRYDFRNSKTTIDLDKKAKEIHLLTADSMKMRALEEMLRGNCVKRHVDPRCLDFGKEEPTSQGLLKRDVKIKEGVSQDTARGIVKTIKDLKLKVQASIQDDQVRVTGKKIDELQEVIQTLRAQKLEVPLQYVNMKA